A genomic segment from Microbulbifer elongatus encodes:
- a CDS encoding IS4 family transposase produces MDALQSFCDLSTFTQNIPVEWVDSALQLSSQATIRRRRLPADQVLWLVLGMALFRNEPVSEVARRLNICAQGLANDSLLAPSGVSKARQRLGANPVQWLFQRTGVHWGHERYPEDEWRGLQVLAVDGALLRTQDTPELRDHFGSGNTSTNRQTPYPLMRLVALMNVRSHVLLNAELSPYRRSEIRLADEFMNQVPEASVTLFDKGFWSADLLLRWADQNTQRHWLIPERKGLVSETVEVYNKNDRLLRMKVSPQARKRNPALPEYWEVRAVSYKHNGKNKTVFTSLPADTYGTKAVAKLYQERWEIEIGFRDIKSSMQHNAVTLRSKTVALVYQEVWGLLLAYNVIRREASQAAVAHGGNPARIRFKFACQYIAAQLIVMAAAQPLSRTGARLSELRAGIGNLFLEDRPRPSRPRTVKISKTRYPVNRRAAPLK; encoded by the coding sequence ATTGATGCCCTCCAGTCCTTCTGTGACCTGAGTACCTTCACCCAGAACATTCCCGTTGAATGGGTGGATTCCGCTCTGCAGTTATCCTCGCAAGCCACTATTCGCCGCCGTCGACTTCCCGCCGATCAGGTACTCTGGCTCGTGCTGGGCATGGCCCTGTTCAGGAATGAACCGGTCTCAGAAGTTGCCCGCAGGCTCAATATCTGTGCTCAGGGGCTCGCGAACGATAGCCTGTTGGCCCCAAGCGGGGTATCAAAGGCGCGACAGCGTCTTGGTGCTAACCCCGTTCAGTGGCTATTTCAACGTACCGGGGTGCACTGGGGACATGAGCGTTACCCCGAAGATGAATGGCGAGGATTGCAAGTTCTCGCTGTCGATGGCGCGCTGTTGCGCACTCAAGATACTCCTGAGCTGCGAGATCATTTTGGCTCCGGTAACACGAGCACAAACCGGCAAACTCCGTACCCTCTTATGCGCCTGGTTGCTCTAATGAACGTACGTTCACATGTACTTCTGAATGCAGAGCTAAGCCCTTACCGACGCAGCGAAATACGCCTGGCCGATGAGTTTATGAATCAGGTGCCGGAAGCCTCCGTAACCCTGTTTGATAAGGGTTTTTGGAGTGCAGACCTTTTGCTGCGGTGGGCGGATCAGAACACGCAACGCCACTGGCTGATCCCCGAACGCAAAGGCCTGGTCAGTGAGACAGTGGAGGTCTACAACAAAAATGATCGACTACTGCGAATGAAGGTCTCCCCCCAGGCTCGGAAGCGCAATCCGGCCCTTCCCGAGTACTGGGAAGTTCGAGCAGTGAGCTATAAGCATAATGGCAAAAACAAAACGGTATTTACCTCGCTACCAGCAGATACTTACGGCACTAAAGCCGTCGCGAAGCTCTACCAAGAGCGCTGGGAAATCGAAATCGGCTTCCGTGACATCAAAAGTTCCATGCAGCACAACGCCGTCACCCTACGTAGCAAGACCGTGGCACTGGTTTATCAGGAAGTGTGGGGGCTACTGTTGGCGTACAACGTGATACGTCGAGAGGCAAGCCAGGCAGCGGTCGCTCACGGGGGAAACCCAGCCAGGATACGCTTTAAGTTCGCATGCCAGTATATTGCTGCGCAGCTGATTGTCATGGCCGCGGCTCAGCCATTATCAAGGACTGGAGCGCGCTTATCGGAGCTTAGGGCGGGGATTGGGAACCTGTTTTTAGAGGACCGTCCTCGGCCTTCTAGGCCGAGGACGGTAAAGATCAGCAAAACCCGCTATCCGGTGAATCGTCGTGCTGCTCCGCTTAAGTGA
- a CDS encoding lactoylglutathione lyase family protein — MRFYTEVLGWYTIMPPTKIKEDYSAVGIMCTDVFGPGWEEFQIAHLATGDRIGVELFQFKQQENPENNFEYWKTGIFHFCVQDPNVEELADKIVAAGGKRRMKEPRYYYPGEKPYRMIYMEDPFGNILEIYSHSYELTYGSGAYQ; from the coding sequence ATGCGCTTTTATACGGAGGTCTTGGGCTGGTACACAATAATGCCGCCGACCAAGATCAAAGAGGATTACAGCGCCGTTGGCATTATGTGTACCGATGTTTTTGGTCCCGGCTGGGAAGAATTTCAGATTGCGCACCTGGCGACCGGTGATCGCATTGGTGTGGAACTTTTCCAATTCAAGCAGCAAGAAAACCCGGAAAACAATTTTGAATACTGGAAAACGGGAATTTTCCACTTTTGTGTACAGGATCCGAATGTTGAAGAGCTGGCGGATAAGATCGTCGCTGCCGGCGGCAAGCGCCGAATGAAGGAGCCCCGTTACTACTATCCGGGTGAAAAGCCTTACCGGATGATTTATATGGAAGACCCATTTGGCAATATTTTGGAAATATACAGCCACAGTTATGAGTTGACCTACGGTAGCGGTGCCTATCAATAA
- a CDS encoding type 1 glutamine amidotransferase domain-containing protein, producing MHRFKVFVVSFAALCFSLGALAAGSAKPGGSQSDVDSTPKNVKVLMVLTSHSALGDTGKSTGYWLGEFTHPYYKFTDAGLNVEVASIAGGKAPVDPGSLDEQDLVNQRFQKDAQAQSLVENTKKLEHVKPADYDAIVFVGGHGTVWDFPEDKAVSRVAGNIYASGGVVAAVCHGPAALVGLTLPDGSKLVQGKTVTGFTNEEEAAIELTEVVPFLLEDALKAQGATFSGGEAFKSHVVVDKRLVTGQNPQSASALGDEVVQLLK from the coding sequence ATGCATAGGTTCAAAGTCTTTGTGGTGTCATTCGCAGCCCTGTGTTTTTCACTGGGTGCGTTGGCTGCTGGCAGCGCTAAACCTGGTGGTAGCCAGAGTGATGTGGATTCAACGCCCAAAAATGTCAAAGTGCTAATGGTGTTAACCAGCCATTCGGCACTGGGTGATACCGGGAAAAGTACCGGTTATTGGCTGGGTGAATTCACGCATCCTTACTACAAGTTTACGGATGCAGGACTGAACGTAGAGGTTGCTAGTATTGCCGGAGGTAAGGCGCCAGTGGACCCTGGTAGCCTCGATGAGCAAGACCTAGTCAATCAGCGCTTTCAAAAAGATGCACAGGCGCAATCTCTGGTGGAAAATACGAAAAAGCTCGAACACGTAAAGCCGGCCGACTACGATGCCATCGTATTTGTTGGTGGGCACGGTACCGTGTGGGATTTTCCTGAGGATAAGGCAGTCAGTCGCGTGGCGGGAAATATCTATGCCAGCGGTGGCGTTGTCGCTGCCGTCTGTCACGGCCCGGCTGCGCTGGTGGGCCTGACGCTCCCCGATGGCAGCAAACTGGTGCAGGGGAAAACCGTTACCGGCTTTACCAACGAGGAAGAGGCCGCAATTGAATTGACGGAGGTCGTACCATTTTTACTGGAAGATGCACTGAAAGCGCAGGGTGCCACATTCTCTGGTGGCGAGGCATTCAAGTCGCATGTAGTAGTTGATAAGCGCCTGGTAACCGGTCAGAACCCTCAGTCTGCCAGTGCGCTTGGTGATGAAGTTGTACAGCTTTTGAAATAG
- a CDS encoding LysR family transcriptional regulator: MDFTVLNHQWLRTFRTLAATGQFTKTATALHMTQPGVSQHISKLEAQVGHELLEREGRHFDLTEAGKAVLAYAENIAALEDSLLRNLSEDSPHRGECRIACSGSLALLMYPSFLKYQQQYPELQLILEAAPNRRIRELILNDEMDMGIVTNQSSDAALAQHPIGKQALCLVLPASTKLRRAQSPSIDELLELGYVDHPDCTLYAEQVLASVFGNRYEGIQAFPRRGSINQITQILLAVAAGTGFTVLPEAAVRSFPHPEKILTARFTGAKNQALFETLYLVQRRRHTLPARYQWFISCFRQELAQ, encoded by the coding sequence ATGGACTTTACCGTGCTGAATCACCAATGGCTGAGGACCTTCCGCACACTGGCCGCTACCGGCCAGTTCACCAAAACCGCAACCGCGCTGCATATGACCCAACCCGGGGTAAGCCAGCACATCAGCAAGCTGGAAGCCCAGGTGGGCCATGAGCTTCTAGAGCGGGAGGGACGTCACTTCGACCTTACTGAAGCTGGGAAAGCGGTACTCGCCTACGCTGAAAATATCGCTGCGCTGGAAGACAGCCTTCTTCGCAATCTCAGTGAGGACAGCCCGCATCGCGGCGAGTGCCGCATTGCCTGCTCCGGCAGCCTGGCTTTGTTGATGTACCCGAGCTTCTTGAAATACCAGCAACAGTACCCCGAGTTACAGTTGATACTTGAGGCAGCACCGAACCGCCGTATTCGAGAACTAATTCTTAACGACGAGATGGATATGGGCATAGTCACCAATCAGAGTAGCGACGCCGCCCTCGCCCAACATCCGATTGGCAAGCAGGCACTTTGCTTGGTACTACCGGCCAGCACGAAATTGAGACGCGCACAGTCCCCGTCGATCGACGAGCTGCTCGAACTCGGCTATGTGGATCACCCGGATTGCACACTTTATGCGGAGCAGGTGCTGGCATCTGTTTTCGGGAATCGCTACGAAGGCATTCAAGCGTTTCCCCGGCGCGGATCTATCAATCAGATAACCCAGATTCTGTTGGCTGTTGCCGCAGGAACCGGTTTTACCGTTTTACCCGAGGCCGCTGTGCGCAGTTTCCCACATCCTGAAAAAATCTTGACCGCGCGTTTTACCGGCGCAAAAAATCAAGCCCTTTTCGAAACCCTGTACCTGGTACAGAGAAGGCGCCACACTTTGCCCGCTCGCTATCAGTGGTTTATTTCGTGCTTTCGCCAAGAGCTGGCGCAATAA